A single Mesomycoplasma bovoculi M165/69 DNA region contains:
- a CDS encoding MAGa3780 family membrane protein, with protein sequence MQNSIDNYSKLEKPIFKNILRVVGVLVVVISLAFLITDAVTKLPSETQHPFSGKYINFKYFLKGFSAITYFTDQSNLILGVAIALLGFYGNKRWSRNFFFSALVWISITFVIYWVLISWNTNAWFKPYNAIQSLVLHAINPFIAFAIIIYFKNEFSVSQSLFFKLSLYVFGYFLALWILYMATLNSYSSQDGKRTIFDGAVVYNFINFLFPFFYRGQNTAIVVILDILIFAIAFAIPVSISLFWAKVLKLKFEKNQWFKWLQIK encoded by the coding sequence ATGCAAAATTCAATTGACAATTATTCCAAATTAGAAAAGCCTATTTTCAAAAATATTTTAAGGGTTGTAGGTGTGCTAGTTGTAGTGATTAGTCTAGCTTTTTTGATAACAGATGCTGTTACAAAATTACCTAGTGAGACCCAACATCCATTTTCTGGCAAGTACATCAATTTTAAATATTTTTTAAAAGGTTTTAGTGCTATTACTTATTTTACTGATCAGTCCAATTTAATTTTAGGTGTTGCAATTGCCCTTTTGGGCTTTTATGGCAATAAAAGATGGTCAAGAAATTTTTTCTTTTCAGCCCTTGTGTGAATCTCAATTACTTTTGTAATTTATTGAGTTTTAATTTCTTGAAACACAAATGCTTGATTTAAACCTTATAATGCAATTCAATCTCTTGTTTTGCATGCTATCAATCCATTTATTGCTTTTGCAATAATAATTTATTTTAAAAATGAATTTAGTGTTTCACAAAGTTTATTTTTTAAATTATCTCTTTATGTTTTTGGCTACTTTTTAGCCCTTTGAATCCTTTACATGGCAACACTAAATAGTTATTCTAGCCAAGATGGTAAAAGAACTATTTTTGATGGTGCCGTTGTTTACAACTTTATTAATTTCTTGTTCCCATTTTTCTATCGGGGACAAAATACAGCAATTGTTGTAATTTTAGATATTTTAATTTTTGCCATCGCCTTTGCCATCCCAGTTTCTATAAGCTTGTTTTGAGCCAAAGTGCTCAAACTCAAATTTGAAAAAAATCAATGGTTTAAGTGATTGCAAATTAAATAA